From a single Fusobacterium ulcerans ATCC 49185 genomic region:
- a CDS encoding murein hydrolase activator EnvC family protein, which translates to MKRVVLFFMFFSVLSFSDSVSDMEKKVKNIERQINQKNTRIKTIDVEKQKIAKQIKDIEKDIVSIEKEREKIVEEIKTVSKNIEYGEKNLAISSDEMKRKKLEYKAKLIAWNRYVYDKDEEIITEALLRKNFKNLLNGDLKKMDYIQSVQVDIKKVKKDIENEKLKLSSLRNKLAQNLKNIDRMKKEKNSLIARLNNEKTTHVKTISKLQKEKERIEKQIKQIIVSRSKEDKQVVNKSQAYSKLGKVLKPVEGRIVVNFEQEKEQGVTSNGIEILAQMGRKVIASSGGKVIYSDNFQGLGKVVMIDYGYNMIGVYGNLISTNVKLNQTVGKGAEIGVLGLSTEGKPNLYYELRFNLKPIDPVPMF; encoded by the coding sequence TTGAAAAGGGTAGTTCTGTTTTTTATGTTTTTTAGTGTTTTATCTTTTTCAGATTCTGTATCAGATATGGAAAAGAAAGTAAAAAATATAGAACGCCAAATAAATCAGAAAAACACTAGAATAAAAACTATTGATGTGGAAAAACAAAAAATAGCTAAACAAATAAAGGATATTGAAAAGGATATTGTAAGTATAGAAAAAGAAAGAGAAAAAATAGTCGAAGAGATAAAAACTGTTTCAAAAAATATAGAGTATGGGGAAAAAAATCTGGCAATAAGCTCTGATGAAATGAAAAGAAAAAAGCTGGAATACAAAGCTAAACTGATAGCATGGAACAGATATGTTTATGACAAAGATGAAGAAATTATAACAGAAGCTCTTTTAAGAAAGAATTTTAAAAATCTTTTAAATGGAGATTTAAAAAAAATGGACTATATTCAATCAGTGCAAGTGGATATAAAAAAAGTAAAAAAAGATATTGAAAATGAAAAATTAAAATTAAGCAGCCTTAGAAATAAACTTGCTCAAAATTTAAAAAATATAGATAGAATGAAAAAAGAAAAAAATTCACTTATAGCAAGACTTAACAATGAAAAAACTACACATGTAAAAACTATAAGTAAACTTCAAAAAGAAAAAGAAAGAATAGAAAAACAAATTAAACAGATTATTGTTTCTAGAAGTAAGGAAGATAAACAGGTAGTAAATAAGAGTCAGGCTTATTCTAAATTAGGAAAAGTTTTAAAACCTGTAGAAGGAAGAATTGTGGTGAATTTTGAACAAGAGAAAGAGCAAGGAGTAACGAGTAATGGAATAGAAATACTTGCACAAATGGGAAGGAAAGTAATAGCTTCTTCTGGAGGAAAGGTAATTTATTCAGATAACTTCCAAGGACTTGGAAAAGTGGTAATGATAGATTATGGATATAATATGATTGGAGTTTATGGAAATCTTATATCTACTAATGTAAAATTGAATCAGACAGTAGGAAAAGGTGCAGAAATAGGGGTACTTGGACTTTCTACAGAAGGGAAACCAAATCTTTATTATGAGTTGAGGTTCAATCTGAAACCAATAGACCCTGTTCCAATGTTTTAA
- a CDS encoding cell division protein FtsX, which produces MNNLLKIEKNYTKNRIQLKKKTFILLVISFVILNFFLSFVINISSTTKKIENSYFFTADLRSNLNEEEKNKTEIEVLNIEGVKKVRYLSKEEAFKKLQFQLDIAIPKGENPLSDSLLIYFDSPAKLEKIQENLENNQNIKEVFIDANFIAYKEREMKFYKLILVSIILGMTLPSMAMIYYIFYNAVSIEFLNNMDIIHDERVNAARSKKVNLLPFTAASIIGTLIFFNGYIYIREQMLKISTRYLILSLGEIILIEGLIVLMINILIWINPLKLKRASKEES; this is translated from the coding sequence ATGAATAACTTATTAAAAATCGAGAAGAATTATACTAAAAATAGAATACAGTTAAAGAAAAAAACATTTATCCTTTTGGTTATTTCCTTTGTCATCTTAAATTTTTTCTTGTCTTTTGTGATCAATATTTCTTCTACTACTAAAAAAATTGAGAATAGTTATTTTTTTACAGCAGATTTGAGAAGCAACCTTAATGAAGAAGAAAAAAATAAAACGGAAATAGAAGTTCTGAATATAGAAGGAGTAAAAAAAGTCAGATATTTGTCTAAAGAAGAAGCTTTTAAAAAACTTCAATTTCAGTTAGATATAGCAATTCCAAAAGGAGAAAATCCTTTGTCAGATTCACTATTGATTTATTTTGATAGTCCAGCAAAACTGGAAAAAATACAAGAGAATTTAGAAAATAATCAAAATATTAAGGAAGTTTTTATAGATGCCAATTTTATAGCATATAAAGAAAGAGAAATGAAGTTTTATAAGTTGATACTTGTAAGTATTATTTTAGGAATGACTCTGCCTTCAATGGCTATGATATATTATATTTTCTACAATGCAGTATCCATAGAATTTCTTAATAATATGGATATAATTCACGATGAAAGAGTAAATGCAGCTAGATCTAAAAAAGTAAATTTACTGCCATTTACAGCAGCATCTATAATAGGGACCCTTATATTTTTTAATGGATATATCTATATCAGAGAACAAATGCTTAAAATAAGCACTAGATATCTGATATTAAGTTTGGGAGAGATAATACTCATAGAAGGACTTATTGTACTTATGATAAATATTCTTATTTGGATTAATCCTTTAAAGCTAAAAAGAGCCTCTAAGGAGGAATCTTGA
- a CDS encoding transketolase family protein — protein MSKKATRQAYGEALVELGKINKDIVVLDADLTKSTKTSMFQKEFPERHFNVGIAEADLMGTAAGFATCGKIPFASTFAMFAAGRAFEQIRNTIAYPKLNVKIAPTHAGISVGEDGGSHESIEDIALMRSIPGMIVLSPADAVETKKMIFAAAEYEGPVYIRMGRLDVETIFDEETYDFQIGIANTVKEGNDVTIAATGLMTYEAIKAADILAQEGISVRVINVGTIKPLDGETILKAAKETKFIITAEEHSVIGGLGSAVSEFLSEVYPTKVKKLGIYDKFGQSGKANELLEKYELTAAKLVSMVKENM, from the coding sequence ATGAGTAAAAAAGCTACAAGACAAGCTTATGGAGAAGCTTTAGTAGAGCTTGGAAAAATAAATAAAGATATCGTAGTATTGGATGCAGATTTAACTAAATCTACAAAAACTAGTATGTTCCAAAAAGAATTTCCTGAAAGACATTTTAATGTGGGTATAGCAGAAGCTGATCTTATGGGAACAGCAGCAGGATTTGCAACTTGTGGAAAAATTCCTTTTGCTTCTACATTTGCAATGTTTGCTGCAGGGAGAGCATTTGAACAAATAAGAAATACAATAGCTTATCCTAAATTAAATGTAAAAATTGCCCCTACTCATGCTGGAATATCTGTAGGGGAAGATGGAGGCTCACACGAATCTATAGAAGATATAGCTCTAATGAGATCTATTCCAGGAATGATAGTTTTATCTCCAGCTGATGCGGTTGAAACTAAAAAAATGATATTTGCAGCAGCAGAATATGAAGGACCTGTATATATTAGAATGGGAAGATTAGATGTAGAAACAATATTTGATGAAGAAACTTATGATTTTCAAATAGGAATAGCTAATACTGTGAAAGAAGGGAATGATGTGACAATAGCAGCAACAGGTCTTATGACTTATGAAGCTATAAAAGCAGCTGATATTCTTGCACAGGAAGGTATATCAGTAAGAGTTATAAATGTAGGAACTATAAAACCTCTTGATGGAGAAACTATACTGAAAGCAGCTAAAGAAACTAAATTTATAATTACAGCGGAAGAACATTCTGTAATAGGAGGACTTGGTTCGGCAGTATCTGAATTTTTATCAGAAGTATACCCTACTAAAGTTAAAAAACTTGGTATATATGATAAATTTGGACAAAGTGGAAAAGCAAATGAACTTCTAGAAAAATATGAACTTACAGCAGCTAAATTAGTATCAATGGTTAAAGAAAACATGTAA